Proteins found in one Planctomycetes bacterium MalM25 genomic segment:
- the resA_5 gene encoding Thiol-disulfide oxidoreductase ResA yields the protein MSESGQSKGGFDGPLGLAAIVLAIVVGAVLLERFTRPTDLGGSTPPMPLPELRAEGWLNTGGAGLVRADLSGQWVVVDSWATFCRPCLMSMPKLADLYGRWKDRGVEIVGVTSEPGSMLDTIEATVNRFEGVDWPVAYGAGMVNDQLSITMIPTYILFDPEGISVWRGHSVKELEAALEARL from the coding sequence GTGAGCGAGTCGGGTCAGAGCAAAGGAGGCTTCGACGGCCCGTTGGGGCTGGCGGCCATCGTGCTGGCGATCGTTGTCGGAGCGGTGCTGCTCGAGCGTTTCACCCGCCCCACGGACCTCGGCGGATCGACCCCGCCGATGCCGCTCCCCGAGCTGCGCGCCGAGGGTTGGCTCAACACGGGGGGCGCGGGCCTCGTCAGAGCCGACCTCAGCGGCCAGTGGGTCGTCGTCGATTCGTGGGCGACCTTCTGCCGCCCCTGCCTGATGTCGATGCCGAAGCTGGCCGACCTGTACGGGCGCTGGAAGGACCGCGGCGTCGAGATCGTCGGCGTCACCTCCGAACCGGGTTCGATGCTCGACACGATCGAGGCGACCGTCAATCGGTTCGAGGGGGTCGACTGGCCGGTCGCGTACGGCGCCGGCATGGTGAACGATCAGCTCAGCATCACCATGATCCCGACTTACATCCTCTTCGATCCCGAGGGGATCAGCGTGTGGCGGGGTCACTCGGTCAAGGAGCTCGAGGCCGCACTCGAGGCCCGGCTCTGA
- a CDS encoding Thermostable monoacylglycerol lipase produces the protein MNKRWKWVVVALAGLVAVQLLIDGLHAAYVAVSLRSWEASVERDADGVLAGCGAYSLPAGGDREPSGGVAVLLVHGINASPRHYDLVAPALAERGVACRVMRLPGFAEPLPAYAQTTSDRWVAEVTAELAALRKKHERVGLVAHSLGGAVAIQTLIDQPEAADFAVLLAPAVAVSSSRSPVGTTRFWHDFGRTVFVFTGTLRSPYPMDCRDPQRSDHPGRTPFTPIAVVEELFRLMDRNRPEAERFVTPVSLFVSTTDPVVDTPSAEAYFGEIGSEDKRLIELEQSGHAIPLDQEWQSVVDEIAARSFEAADPDAAGDQSRASSAASSSLTE, from the coding sequence ATGAACAAGCGTTGGAAGTGGGTTGTCGTGGCCCTAGCGGGGCTCGTCGCCGTTCAGTTGCTGATCGACGGCTTGCACGCGGCGTACGTCGCGGTGTCGCTGCGTTCCTGGGAAGCGTCGGTCGAGCGCGACGCCGACGGCGTGCTCGCCGGGTGCGGTGCGTACAGCCTCCCGGCCGGGGGCGACCGAGAGCCGTCGGGCGGCGTGGCCGTCCTGCTGGTGCATGGCATCAACGCCTCGCCCCGGCATTACGACCTGGTTGCGCCGGCGCTCGCCGAGCGGGGCGTCGCGTGCCGCGTGATGCGGCTGCCCGGTTTCGCCGAACCCCTGCCCGCCTACGCCCAGACGACCTCCGACCGGTGGGTCGCCGAGGTGACGGCCGAGCTGGCGGCGCTCCGGAAGAAGCACGAACGCGTCGGGCTGGTCGCGCACTCGCTGGGGGGCGCCGTCGCGATCCAGACCCTGATTGATCAACCCGAGGCGGCCGACTTCGCGGTGCTGCTCGCGCCGGCGGTGGCGGTCTCCAGCTCGCGGAGCCCGGTCGGCACGACCCGCTTCTGGCACGACTTCGGTCGTACCGTGTTCGTGTTCACCGGGACGCTGCGATCGCCGTACCCGATGGACTGCCGCGACCCCCAGCGGAGCGATCACCCGGGGAGGACGCCCTTCACGCCGATCGCCGTCGTTGAGGAGCTGTTCCGGCTGATGGATCGCAACCGCCCGGAAGCGGAGCGCTTCGTCACGCCGGTGAGCCTCTTCGTGAGCACGACCGACCCGGTTGTCGATACGCCCTCGGCGGAAGCGTACTTCGGAGAGATCGGCTCCGAGGATAAACGCCTGATCGAGTTGGAGCAGAGCGGGCACGCGATCCCGCTCGACCAGGAATGGCAAAGCGTTGTTGATGAGATCGCCGCGCGTTCATTCGAAGCAGCGGATCCGGATGCCGCAGGAGATCAGAGCCGGGCCTCGAGTGCGGCCTCGAGCTCCTTGACCGAGTGA
- the doc gene encoding Toxin Doc, protein MATPEPIWIDRSVVLAAHELQLEEHGGQQGLRDEGLLESALGRPRNLWAYGDPKPDSPALAAAYAFGLAKNHPFLDGNKRIAAVVCEAFLNTQGVMLLASDDEWYKAVLALAAGETPEQDFAAWLRDHARPIG, encoded by the coding sequence ATGGCGACTCCCGAGCCAATCTGGATCGATCGTAGCGTTGTCCTTGCGGCCCATGAGCTTCAGTTGGAGGAGCATGGAGGACAGCAGGGCTTGCGAGATGAGGGTCTGCTTGAGTCGGCGTTGGGGCGTCCCCGCAATCTCTGGGCATACGGTGATCCCAAGCCCGACTCCCCAGCGCTAGCGGCGGCCTACGCGTTTGGCCTCGCCAAGAACCATCCGTTTCTCGATGGCAACAAGCGGATAGCGGCGGTTGTCTGTGAAGCCTTCCTCAACACGCAAGGCGTGATGCTCTTGGCGTCCGATGACGAGTGGTACAAAGCCGTCCTCGCCCTCGCCGCGGGGGAGACCCCTGAACAGGACTTCGCCGCGTGGTTGCGCGATCACGCCCGGCCGATCGGTTGA
- the rlmI gene encoding Ribosomal RNA large subunit methyltransferase I, whose product MNDDWPDYELIDFGAGRRLERFGELVLDRPCPAAVDERKQLPDAWREAVARYGGDRAADGAWKPKPTKWANGHTCRVPLGADRAMTLGVTPTPAGQVGLFPEQLSNWRWIAERTARLVAADPDNPPRVLNLFAYTGGSTLAAAAAGAVVTHVDASKPSVALARENAERSGLAEAPIRWIVEDAVRYCQREVKRGARYDAVVLDPPSYGHGPKGEAWRLERNLPELLGLCAELVERAPRFFLATCHTPGVGPAELSAYLSDAVVGHCGQPPADGDIWLTTPAGRKLESGVYARWPR is encoded by the coding sequence ATGAACGACGACTGGCCCGACTACGAGCTGATCGACTTCGGCGCCGGCCGCCGGCTGGAGCGGTTCGGCGAGCTGGTGCTCGACCGCCCCTGCCCGGCGGCGGTCGATGAGCGGAAGCAGCTCCCCGACGCCTGGCGCGAGGCGGTCGCGCGCTACGGCGGCGACCGCGCGGCGGACGGCGCGTGGAAGCCGAAGCCGACCAAGTGGGCCAATGGCCACACGTGCCGCGTCCCCCTGGGCGCGGACCGCGCGATGACGCTTGGCGTCACGCCGACGCCCGCCGGGCAGGTCGGCCTGTTCCCCGAGCAGCTGAGCAACTGGCGGTGGATCGCCGAGCGGACGGCCCGCCTCGTCGCGGCCGACCCGGACAACCCGCCCCGCGTGCTGAACCTGTTCGCCTACACCGGCGGGAGCACGCTCGCGGCGGCGGCGGCGGGCGCGGTGGTGACGCACGTCGACGCGTCGAAGCCCTCGGTCGCCTTGGCACGTGAGAATGCGGAACGCTCGGGCTTGGCCGAGGCGCCGATCCGCTGGATCGTGGAGGACGCCGTCCGGTACTGCCAGCGCGAGGTGAAGCGGGGCGCCCGCTACGACGCGGTCGTCCTCGACCCGCCCAGTTACGGCCACGGCCCGAAGGGCGAGGCGTGGCGGTTGGAACGCAATCTGCCTGAGCTGCTGGGGCTGTGCGCCGAGCTGGTGGAGCGGGCCCCGCGATTCTTTCTCGCGACGTGCCACACGCCCGGCGTCGGCCCGGCCGAGCTGTCCGCCTACCTGTCCGACGCGGTCGTCGGCCACTGCGGCCAGCCCCCGGCGGACGGCGACATCTGGCTCACGACGCCCGCCGGACGCAAATTAGAAAGCGGCGTTTACGCCCGCTGGCCTCGTTGA
- the uppP gene encoding Undecaprenyl-diphosphatase: protein MSLVEILVLAVVQGLTEFLPVSSSGHLVVANALLERLGMPPTQDLIEVSIALHLGTLASVLVYYREEITRLLGEDRRVIPLLIAGTIPAAIVGVGIKKGLPDATADGILENVLVAGLMFPVTAMILIAASRRTPGETPYQQLTWGKTLAIGAAQAFAILPGISRSGSTIAAGLGVGLDRESASTFAFLLAIPAILGAGVLEGLDILETGSTGTPIGLLAIGFAISFAVGYAALALLIQFVKRGRLAVFAWYLIPLGVAVVLWRLYG from the coding sequence ATGTCGCTCGTCGAGATCCTCGTGCTGGCGGTCGTGCAGGGCCTCACCGAGTTCCTGCCGGTCAGCTCGTCGGGCCACTTGGTGGTCGCCAACGCGCTGCTCGAACGCCTCGGCATGCCACCGACGCAGGACCTTATCGAGGTGAGCATCGCCCTGCACCTGGGGACGCTGGCGAGCGTGCTGGTCTATTACCGTGAGGAGATCACCCGGCTGCTGGGAGAGGACCGGCGCGTGATCCCGCTGCTGATCGCCGGCACGATCCCCGCGGCGATCGTCGGCGTGGGGATCAAGAAGGGGCTGCCCGACGCCACCGCGGACGGCATCCTGGAGAACGTGCTGGTCGCGGGGCTCATGTTCCCGGTGACCGCGATGATCCTGATCGCCGCGTCGCGTCGCACGCCCGGCGAGACGCCCTACCAGCAACTCACGTGGGGCAAGACGCTCGCCATCGGCGCCGCGCAGGCCTTCGCCATCCTGCCGGGGATCAGCCGATCCGGCTCGACCATCGCCGCCGGCCTGGGCGTGGGGCTCGACCGCGAGAGCGCCTCGACGTTTGCCTTCCTGCTGGCGATCCCGGCGATCCTCGGCGCCGGCGTGCTGGAGGGGCTCGATATCTTGGAGACCGGATCCACCGGCACGCCGATCGGCCTGTTGGCGATCGGCTTTGCGATCTCGTTCGCGGTCGGCTACGCGGCGCTCGCGTTGCTGATCCAGTTCGTGAAGCGGGGCCGCCTGGCCGTGTTCGCTTGGTACCTGATCCCGCTCGGCGTGGCGGTCGTCCTCTGGCGGCTGTACGGATGA
- a CDS encoding Ribonuclease, whose translation MHAYEDGLLLTRPRLWVDVRRRQPRSFVSHAHADHMARHELALCTPETGRLYQARLGKRPVHEMRLGEAIEFGGLRLTALGAGHCLGSAMLLAEDGDQSLLYTGDFKLGESLTAAPAEPRHADTLVMESTFGRPDYRLPPRRETIERLLGTVHTAFAEGRTPVVHAYALGKSQEVTKILTTHGVPVLQHPRVWEMSRVYEACGVELGTGEAGVALYGGRPLAGHAVVTLPKTMKDHRLRELGPVTSIAVTGWAAAAGAPYRLDVDHALPLSDHADFTELLEIVDRVEPRLVLCTHGPRSFVEELRSRGHNAEPLEPERQKKLF comes from the coding sequence TTGCACGCCTACGAAGACGGCCTCCTGCTGACCCGCCCCCGCCTGTGGGTCGATGTGCGCCGGCGGCAGCCGCGGTCGTTCGTTTCGCACGCCCACGCCGACCACATGGCCCGGCACGAGTTGGCCCTCTGCACGCCCGAGACCGGCCGGCTGTACCAGGCCCGCCTCGGCAAGCGTCCGGTCCACGAGATGCGCCTCGGCGAGGCGATCGAGTTCGGCGGGCTCCGGCTCACCGCCCTGGGCGCCGGGCACTGCCTCGGCTCGGCGATGCTGCTGGCCGAGGACGGGGACCAATCGCTGCTCTACACGGGCGATTTCAAGCTGGGCGAGTCGCTCACCGCGGCCCCCGCCGAGCCGCGCCACGCCGACACGCTGGTCATGGAGTCGACCTTCGGCCGACCCGACTACCGCCTGCCGCCCCGCCGCGAGACGATCGAACGGCTGCTCGGGACGGTGCACACGGCGTTCGCCGAGGGCCGCACGCCGGTCGTCCACGCGTACGCCCTCGGCAAGAGCCAAGAGGTCACTAAGATCCTCACCACGCACGGCGTGCCGGTGCTGCAGCACCCGCGGGTCTGGGAGATGAGCCGGGTCTACGAGGCGTGCGGCGTCGAGCTCGGCACGGGCGAGGCGGGCGTCGCGCTGTACGGCGGCCGCCCCCTCGCCGGCCACGCCGTGGTGACGCTGCCCAAGACGATGAAGGACCACCGCCTTCGTGAACTGGGCCCGGTGACCTCGATCGCCGTGACCGGCTGGGCGGCGGCAGCGGGGGCGCCCTACCGGCTGGATGTCGATCACGCGCTGCCCCTCTCGGACCACGCCGACTTCACCGAGCTGCTGGAGATCGTCGATCGGGTCGAGCCCCGCCTCGTGCTGTGCACGCACGGGCCGCGGTCGTTTGTTGAGGAACTCCGTTCCCGCGGGCACAACGCGGAGCCGCTTGAGCCCGAACGGCAGAAAAAGCTCTTCTAG
- a CDS encoding Polysaccharide biosynthesis/export protein, with amino-acid sequence MSRSTIVPLTHIVLLAIAAPTLAAPPAMLAPGAACEPAPQAVCPAPRAAPTPCACDNPAAPHRIWGVDSLSACGPCGVTGEVGWDSRGDIDWQRYAQGEYVGHARTAHVPEYRLRVDDTLAIFYLRTREVLSRPYQLQVGDRVRVESLTAGSSAGGGSGAQQGSAEDSLSREVVVQPDGMITLPLVGRVPAAGRRLVTLQEDLETRFEKYYNVPAITVTPVQVNTRLEDLLDTVDSRGGQLGGRQINSRVTPAGTIQLPALGSVYVQGLTLQEAKQEIDARYAMTIPGVSVTVDLQVRAPRFVYVLGEVAQPGQFELTGPTTTMQSIAQAGGWNVGANLRQVVVFRRGDDWRLMATMLDLRGALYGKRPVPADEIWLNDGDIVLIPKSPIEVADEFIEQVFTRGLYAAIPLELIWGQGFTTVSSIVSGF; translated from the coding sequence ATGAGCCGTTCAACGATCGTTCCGCTGACACACATCGTGTTGCTGGCGATCGCTGCGCCGACGCTCGCCGCACCGCCGGCCATGCTCGCGCCCGGCGCCGCTTGCGAACCCGCGCCCCAGGCCGTTTGCCCCGCGCCCCGCGCCGCCCCGACGCCCTGCGCGTGCGACAACCCGGCGGCGCCGCACCGCATCTGGGGCGTCGATAGCCTCTCCGCCTGCGGCCCGTGTGGCGTGACGGGCGAGGTCGGATGGGACTCGCGCGGCGACATCGATTGGCAGCGTTACGCCCAGGGCGAGTACGTCGGCCACGCCCGCACGGCCCACGTGCCGGAGTACCGCCTGCGAGTCGACGACACCCTCGCCATCTTCTACCTCCGCACCCGCGAAGTCCTCTCCCGCCCGTACCAGCTGCAGGTGGGCGACCGGGTGCGCGTTGAGTCGCTCACCGCGGGCAGTTCGGCCGGAGGGGGGTCGGGAGCCCAACAGGGCAGCGCCGAGGACAGCCTCAGCCGCGAGGTCGTGGTCCAGCCGGACGGGATGATCACGCTGCCGCTGGTGGGCCGCGTGCCCGCCGCCGGCCGTCGGCTGGTAACGCTGCAAGAGGACCTCGAGACCCGCTTCGAGAAGTACTACAACGTCCCCGCGATCACGGTCACCCCGGTCCAGGTGAACACCCGCTTGGAGGACCTGCTCGACACGGTCGACAGCCGAGGCGGACAGCTCGGCGGGCGGCAGATCAACTCCCGCGTCACACCGGCGGGCACGATCCAGCTGCCGGCGTTAGGAAGCGTTTACGTGCAAGGCCTCACCCTCCAAGAGGCCAAGCAGGAGATCGACGCCCGCTACGCGATGACCATCCCGGGCGTCTCGGTGACGGTCGACCTGCAAGTCCGCGCCCCGCGGTTCGTCTACGTGCTCGGCGAGGTCGCCCAGCCGGGTCAGTTCGAGCTCACCGGACCGACCACCACGATGCAGTCGATCGCCCAGGCGGGCGGGTGGAACGTGGGCGCCAACCTGCGGCAGGTTGTGGTCTTCCGCCGCGGCGACGACTGGCGGCTGATGGCGACCATGCTCGACCTCCGCGGCGCGCTGTACGGCAAGCGGCCCGTGCCGGCGGACGAGATCTGGCTGAACGACGGCGACATCGTGCTGATCCCCAAATCGCCGATCGAGGTCGCCGACGAGTTCATCGAGCAGGTCTTCACCCGCGGCCTCTACGCCGCGATCCCGCTGGAGCTGATCTGGGGCCAAGGCTTCACCACAGTCAGCTCGATCGTCAGCGGCTTCTGA
- a CDS encoding HD domain protein: protein MSDKVFRDPLYNYIAFDRGRDGWLIDLIDCPEVQRLRRIHQLGVSNFTYPGADHTRFAHSLGVTHLMKLVLEHLERSNDAEKIKNARQALLATALLHDVGHGPFSHLFEPCLGIKHEHWSIAVVRDESSAVHKVLKREGAYLPDHVADLIDAGNTKHPSWQRALMSSQLDVDRLDYLRRDSLFTGAGYGHFDWHRLLTTVQYDDAGRDLVWPEKSALAIEEYIFARYYM, encoded by the coding sequence GTGTCTGACAAGGTGTTTCGCGATCCGCTGTACAACTACATCGCATTCGATCGCGGTCGCGATGGTTGGTTGATCGACCTGATCGACTGCCCTGAAGTTCAGCGTCTCCGACGTATCCATCAGCTCGGCGTCAGCAACTTCACTTACCCCGGCGCCGACCACACCCGGTTCGCGCACAGCCTTGGGGTGACGCACCTGATGAAGTTGGTGCTGGAGCACCTCGAACGGTCGAACGACGCCGAGAAGATCAAGAACGCTCGGCAAGCGCTGTTAGCCACGGCGCTGCTGCATGACGTGGGCCACGGCCCGTTCTCTCATTTGTTCGAGCCATGCCTTGGCATCAAGCACGAGCATTGGTCGATCGCAGTCGTCCGAGATGAATCGTCGGCGGTTCACAAGGTATTGAAACGCGAGGGCGCCTACCTGCCGGATCATGTCGCCGATCTGATCGATGCAGGGAATACCAAGCATCCGTCGTGGCAACGGGCCTTGATGTCGAGCCAGCTCGACGTTGATCGGCTCGATTATCTGCGGCGGGACAGTCTCTTCACCGGCGCCGGGTATGGTCACTTCGACTGGCATCGGCTCCTAACCACCGTTCAGTATGACGACGCGGGGAGAGATTTGGTGTGGCCCGAGAAATCGGCGCTCGCCATCGAGGAGTACATCTTCGCTCGGTACTACATGTAG
- a CDS encoding Beta-porphyranase A precursor translates to MVIQRVFARCAHALGFCVLVAPALAAPAAEVVRVVVDPTRVRDIGGVTRLDRAQFLSIHESPGSKDMTPEQHRLLREELDVRYGRDGGSLSWQSKRVPADPSNPDLPDVERMKELLEKDRQRGRGPKGAPADVRDVVLCTHPEHLHAMAGNEHTAWGPRNYEGIAEFTAQYLKHQYTDKNRPVYLEVFNEPFVKARKMGTTVEAMSEQHLHVARRVRELCPEVKVGGYSAAYVELELRNFQHWDSRQKTFMDIAGAEMDFFSYHIYDGVNIKGEPRVRTGSNSEAIMDLIDTYSAIQYGVAKPILITEFGGIPTASMDPAPYDAGRSAGMLYSLVGQLMTFMDHPDCLEKVIPFLLGVAEWTYTKETEPGEANVFLLWRKDADGKLVETDLMLYYKFWEGVAGEWRQSRSSNPDVRTQLWADGNRLILAMMNLDDQPKRVELAGLEGVSTKSIRGRFLQTRTDQPKLGDRQLDRLPTKITLRPGAAAMLILETDGPIPRESTVREHRVYATECLKDIVAKQPMRFRFEGVPTGEGTMAIRLSSGRELGKRKLPLRVRFNGKRLKVPNNWMGGDQAGRKNYFGMIEIPVPNELAKPSSVVEVTYPDTGGKTAAVVLQVNRRESL, encoded by the coding sequence GTGGTGATTCAGAGAGTCTTTGCTAGGTGTGCGCACGCACTCGGCTTCTGTGTGCTGGTCGCCCCGGCACTCGCGGCGCCGGCCGCCGAGGTCGTCCGTGTGGTGGTTGATCCGACGAGGGTCCGCGACATCGGCGGGGTGACCCGGCTCGACCGAGCTCAGTTCCTCTCGATCCACGAGTCGCCCGGGTCGAAGGACATGACCCCCGAGCAGCACCGCCTGCTGCGCGAGGAACTCGATGTCCGGTACGGGCGCGACGGCGGTTCGCTCTCGTGGCAATCGAAGCGCGTGCCGGCCGACCCGAGCAACCCCGACCTGCCGGACGTCGAGCGGATGAAGGAGCTGCTCGAGAAGGATCGGCAGCGGGGCCGCGGCCCGAAGGGCGCTCCCGCGGACGTGCGCGACGTCGTCCTCTGCACGCACCCCGAGCACCTGCACGCGATGGCCGGCAACGAGCACACCGCGTGGGGTCCGCGCAACTACGAAGGGATCGCCGAGTTCACCGCGCAGTACCTCAAGCATCAGTACACCGACAAGAACCGCCCGGTCTACCTGGAGGTGTTCAACGAGCCGTTCGTCAAAGCGCGGAAGATGGGCACGACCGTCGAAGCGATGAGCGAGCAGCACCTGCACGTCGCGCGGCGGGTGCGCGAGCTCTGCCCCGAGGTGAAGGTCGGCGGGTACTCGGCCGCCTACGTCGAGCTGGAGCTGAGGAACTTCCAGCACTGGGACAGCCGGCAGAAGACCTTCATGGACATCGCCGGCGCGGAGATGGACTTCTTCTCCTATCACATCTACGACGGCGTCAACATCAAGGGCGAGCCGCGCGTCCGCACCGGCAGCAATTCCGAAGCGATCATGGACCTGATCGACACCTACAGCGCGATCCAGTACGGCGTCGCCAAGCCGATCCTCATCACCGAGTTCGGCGGCATCCCCACCGCGAGTATGGACCCCGCGCCATACGACGCGGGCCGATCGGCGGGCATGCTGTACTCGCTGGTCGGACAGCTCATGACGTTCATGGACCACCCCGACTGCCTGGAGAAGGTGATCCCGTTCCTCCTGGGCGTCGCCGAGTGGACCTACACGAAGGAGACCGAGCCGGGCGAAGCGAACGTCTTCCTGCTGTGGCGCAAGGACGCCGACGGGAAGCTCGTGGAGACCGACCTGATGCTCTACTACAAGTTCTGGGAGGGCGTCGCCGGTGAGTGGCGGCAGTCCCGCAGCTCGAACCCCGACGTCCGCACGCAGCTGTGGGCCGACGGCAACCGGCTGATCCTGGCGATGATGAACCTCGACGACCAGCCGAAACGCGTCGAGCTGGCCGGCCTCGAAGGGGTCAGCACGAAGTCGATCCGCGGCCGCTTCCTCCAGACCCGCACCGACCAGCCGAAGCTCGGCGACCGCCAGCTCGACCGCCTGCCGACCAAGATCACCCTCCGCCCCGGCGCCGCCGCGATGCTGATCCTCGAAACCGACGGCCCGATCCCGCGCGAGTCGACCGTCCGCGAGCACCGCGTCTACGCGACCGAGTGCCTCAAGGACATCGTCGCGAAGCAGCCGATGCGGTTCCGCTTCGAGGGGGTCCCGACCGGCGAGGGGACGATGGCGATCCGCCTGTCCAGCGGGCGCGAGCTCGGCAAGCGGAAGCTGCCGCTGCGCGTCCGCTTCAACGGCAAACGGCTCAAGGTCCCGAACAACTGGATGGGCGGCGACCAGGCGGGCCGCAAGAATTACTTCGGCATGATCGAGATCCCCGTGCCGAACGAACTGGCCAAGCCCAGCAGCGTGGTTGAGGTCACCTACCCCGACACGGGCGGCAAGACGGCCGCGGTGGTCCTGCAAGTGAACCGCCGCGAGAGTTTGTGA
- the cutA gene encoding Divalent-cation tolerance protein CutA yields the protein MLLVTTTAPDEATAQRLATALVEARLAACVQVSGPVTSTYRWRGAVETGPEWLLTAKTTEERWAEIERLVTELHPYETPELIATPIAHASAAYGAWVREEVRGGTETK from the coding sequence ATGCTGCTGGTCACCACCACCGCGCCCGACGAAGCGACCGCCCAGCGCCTGGCCACCGCCCTGGTCGAGGCGCGGCTCGCCGCGTGCGTGCAGGTGAGCGGGCCGGTCACGAGCACCTACCGCTGGCGGGGGGCGGTGGAGACGGGCCCGGAGTGGCTCCTCACCGCCAAGACGACCGAAGAGCGTTGGGCCGAGATCGAGCGCCTCGTCACGGAATTGCACCCCTACGAGACGCCCGAGCTAATCGCGACGCCGATCGCGCACGCCTCGGCGGCTTATGGCGCCTGGGTTCGTGAGGAGGTCCGAGGCGGAACCGAGACGAAATAG
- the mepA gene encoding Multidrug export protein MepA, which translates to MASALIQSPGTLRPLLWLSLPVMAEQLLHLLVGLADLTITGRLLEGASYVAGMTLVIYLVWLLGMLFAFVATGATPLTARFTGADDHEMANRVMNQSILIGLVWSGVLMAIGFPLAEPAIELMGLSGESADAAARYLFIELCVLPAIMVERVGIACLRGAGDTVSGLLTMVFVNVVNIGVSLALVTGAGGWFEPMGWDGVALGTAAGHVTGASILLAMLAGGRAGYHLRPKLLRPDWPLIGRILKIGVPGGMEALLLVLCNLAYLRIVLRLGDVAAAAHGVTIQVEALAFMPGGAFQIAASTMTGQYLGAQDPQRATRSAWVACAAALVLMCLAGVVFWFYAEPLIGLFLKDKPEIVALASRLLRVIALAMPALALGMVLSGALRGAGDTRWPLLFTVLSMGLIRLPLATYLAQETVLVPLVGVTIAGAGLGAVGAWCGAATDLFIRSTLLTGRFLQGGWKRITV; encoded by the coding sequence GTGGCCAGCGCCCTCATCCAATCGCCCGGAACGCTGCGGCCCCTCCTGTGGCTGTCGCTGCCGGTGATGGCGGAGCAGTTGCTGCACCTGCTGGTCGGCCTGGCGGACCTGACAATCACGGGGCGTCTGCTCGAGGGCGCGTCGTACGTGGCGGGGATGACGCTGGTCATCTACCTCGTCTGGCTGCTTGGGATGCTGTTCGCGTTCGTGGCGACCGGCGCCACGCCGCTCACCGCTCGGTTCACCGGCGCGGACGATCACGAGATGGCCAACCGGGTAATGAACCAGTCGATCCTGATCGGTCTGGTCTGGTCGGGCGTGCTGATGGCGATCGGCTTCCCGCTGGCCGAGCCGGCGATCGAGTTGATGGGGCTCTCGGGCGAGTCGGCCGACGCCGCGGCGCGCTACCTGTTCATCGAACTCTGCGTGCTGCCGGCGATCATGGTCGAGCGGGTCGGGATCGCCTGCCTGCGCGGTGCGGGCGACACGGTGAGCGGCTTGCTGACGATGGTGTTTGTTAACGTCGTGAACATCGGCGTGAGCCTCGCGCTGGTGACCGGCGCCGGCGGGTGGTTCGAGCCGATGGGCTGGGACGGCGTCGCGCTCGGCACCGCGGCGGGGCACGTGACCGGCGCGTCGATCCTGCTGGCGATGCTCGCCGGCGGGCGCGCCGGGTACCACCTGCGACCGAAACTCCTGCGGCCCGATTGGCCGCTCATCGGCCGGATCCTCAAGATCGGCGTGCCGGGCGGCATGGAGGCGCTCCTCCTGGTGCTGTGCAACCTCGCCTACCTGCGGATCGTCCTGCGGCTGGGCGACGTGGCGGCCGCTGCGCACGGCGTGACCATCCAGGTCGAGGCGCTCGCCTTCATGCCGGGCGGGGCGTTCCAGATCGCCGCGTCGACGATGACCGGCCAGTACCTCGGGGCCCAAGACCCGCAGCGCGCCACACGCAGCGCCTGGGTCGCGTGCGCCGCGGCCCTCGTGTTGATGTGCCTGGCGGGCGTCGTCTTCTGGTTCTACGCCGAGCCGCTCATCGGGCTGTTCCTGAAGGACAAGCCGGAGATCGTCGCGTTGGCTTCGCGGTTGCTGCGGGTGATCGCGTTGGCGATGCCCGCGCTGGCGCTGGGGATGGTGCTCTCCGGCGCGCTGCGGGGCGCCGGCGACACGCGGTGGCCGCTGCTGTTCACCGTGCTCAGCATGGGGCTGATCCGCCTCCCGCTGGCGACCTACCTGGCGCAAGAGACCGTCCTGGTGCCCCTGGTGGGCGTCACGATCGCCGGGGCGGGCCTGGGGGCCGTGGGGGCGTGGTGCGGGGCGGCGACCGACCTGTTTATCCGCTCGACGCTGCTCACGGGCCGGTTTTTGCAGGGGGGATGGAAGCGGATCACCGTCTAG